In one Arthrobacter jinronghuae genomic region, the following are encoded:
- a CDS encoding enoyl-CoA hydratase/isomerase family protein, whose protein sequence is MTEPPQQQTNAFAGFSTLRVTEGADRIHVQLHRPEVRNAIDAAMVAELHAVCAELERRPRVLVLSGTEVGGKGIFASGADITELRERRRDDALAGINSGLFTRIAALPLPVIAALDGFALGGGAELAYAADFRLGTPRLKIGQPEAGLGIMAAAGATWRLKELVGEPLAKDMLLAGRILSGEEALAVRLITEIHHPAGLLPAAHALADRITASDPLALRLTKAAFAAPREAHPLIDNLAQGILFESEAKLDRMQAFLDRKESPRGTRER, encoded by the coding sequence GTGACGGAACCCCCGCAGCAGCAGACCAACGCATTCGCAGGATTTTCCACGCTCCGCGTGACCGAGGGGGCAGACCGGATCCACGTCCAGCTGCACCGGCCCGAGGTCCGCAACGCCATTGACGCGGCCATGGTGGCGGAACTGCATGCGGTCTGCGCCGAACTGGAGCGGCGGCCGCGGGTGCTGGTCCTCTCCGGCACCGAGGTTGGTGGAAAGGGGATCTTTGCCTCCGGGGCGGACATTACCGAGCTGCGCGAACGGCGCCGCGACGACGCCCTGGCGGGCATCAACTCCGGTCTCTTCACCCGGATTGCCGCCCTGCCGCTGCCCGTGATTGCAGCCTTGGACGGATTTGCCTTGGGCGGCGGGGCGGAACTGGCCTACGCCGCGGACTTCCGGCTGGGCACACCGCGGCTGAAGATCGGCCAGCCTGAAGCGGGGCTGGGAATCATGGCGGCTGCCGGAGCCACCTGGCGGCTGAAGGAGCTCGTGGGGGAGCCGCTGGCCAAGGACATGCTGCTGGCCGGGCGGATCCTATCCGGGGAGGAAGCACTGGCCGTCCGGCTGATCACCGAAATCCACCATCCCGCCGGCCTGCTGCCCGCCGCCCACGCGCTTGCGGACCGCATCACCGCGTCCGATCCGCTGGCCCTGCGCCTGACCAAAGCCGCCTTCGCGGCACCGCGTGAAGCCCATCCGCTGATCGACAACCTTGCCCAGGGGATACTCTTCGAATCCGAGGCGAAGTTGGACCGCATGCAGGCCTTCCTCGACCGCAAGGAGAGCCCCCGTGGCACCCGGGAGCGCTAA
- a CDS encoding 3-hydroxyacyl-CoA dehydrogenase family protein translates to MGAGIAHAFLLAGAEVVVVERDREAADAARTRVTGSLAKSVERGDTDESTQELAERATFAVNYGEFAGCGLVVEAVPEDFALKSTALCAVEEQLDDGAWLATNTSSLSVDRLAAGLKRPGNFCGLHFFNPVPASRLVELVLGARTSEQLATSAQGWIEALGKAAVVVRDAPGFASSRLGVAIALEAMRMVEEGVASAEDIDTAMTLGYRHPTGPLRTTDLVGLDVRLGIAEYLHSTLGDRFAPPQILRDKVARGELGRKTGQGFFSYE, encoded by the coding sequence ATGGGAGCGGGTATTGCCCACGCCTTCCTCCTGGCCGGAGCAGAGGTGGTGGTCGTCGAACGGGACCGGGAAGCCGCCGACGCCGCCCGCACCCGGGTCACCGGGTCACTCGCCAAAAGCGTGGAACGCGGGGACACGGACGAAAGCACCCAAGAGCTCGCTGAGCGTGCAACCTTTGCCGTGAACTACGGGGAGTTCGCGGGCTGCGGCCTGGTAGTGGAAGCGGTACCGGAGGACTTCGCGCTGAAATCCACCGCCCTGTGTGCTGTGGAGGAACAGCTCGACGACGGCGCCTGGCTGGCGACCAACACCTCGTCGCTGTCCGTGGACCGGCTGGCTGCGGGTTTGAAGCGGCCGGGGAACTTCTGCGGCCTGCACTTCTTCAATCCCGTGCCGGCTTCCCGCTTGGTGGAACTGGTCCTCGGTGCCCGGACGTCGGAGCAGCTGGCCACGAGCGCACAGGGATGGATCGAAGCCCTGGGCAAGGCCGCCGTCGTCGTCCGCGATGCGCCCGGCTTCGCGTCCTCCCGGCTCGGCGTCGCCATTGCCCTGGAAGCCATGCGGATGGTGGAGGAGGGTGTGGCGTCCGCCGAGGATATCGACACCGCCATGACGCTGGGCTACCGCCACCCCACCGGCCCGCTGCGCACCACTGATCTGGTGGGACTGGACGTCCGGCTGGGGATTGCCGAGTACCTGCATTCGACATTGGGAGACCGCTTCGCGCCACCGCAGATCCTCCGGGACAAGGTGGCCCGCGGTGAACTCGGACGGAAGACCGGGCAGGGCTTTTTCAGCTACGAATAG
- a CDS encoding nucleoside hydrolase: MHSSSSSEQPRRIPVIADVDTGVDDALALTFLARSPRIDLRAVTCVAGNTDVDQVLRNTLDVLDLAGRPDVPVARGAERPLINEPRNAHAFHGVNGIGGLQLPAASALASPLAAVELLHRTIEDSPEPVTLLGIGPLTNVAVFLRAYPLTARKLERIVFMGGSAGMGNATSHAEFNAWHDPEALAVVLESGVPVTMYGLDVFMLATLDAPQYLKLEASTDPGARLVGSLLALGARTRAAGGVLGAEPLPTVSANDGTLEPMTIGDAGAACLIAAPETVVLEDYPVRVELAGHSRGQTLVDRRRIAGEDAVHGLLAPAPVISVAMALDHPAMVRTFLDTVAPDEAIRS; encoded by the coding sequence GTGCATTCTTCTTCCTCCTCCGAACAGCCGCGCCGCATCCCCGTCATTGCCGACGTCGACACCGGCGTGGACGATGCCCTGGCCCTGACCTTCCTGGCCCGCAGCCCCCGCATCGACCTGCGGGCCGTGACCTGCGTGGCCGGGAACACCGACGTCGACCAGGTACTGCGCAATACCCTGGACGTGCTGGACCTTGCCGGACGGCCGGATGTTCCGGTGGCCCGCGGGGCGGAGCGGCCGCTGATCAACGAGCCCCGCAATGCCCACGCCTTCCACGGCGTCAACGGGATCGGCGGGCTGCAGCTGCCGGCAGCCAGTGCACTGGCCTCCCCGCTGGCCGCCGTCGAACTCCTGCACCGCACCATTGAAGATTCTCCGGAACCGGTGACCCTGCTGGGCATCGGCCCGCTGACCAATGTGGCGGTGTTCCTGCGTGCCTACCCGCTCACGGCCCGGAAGCTGGAACGGATTGTGTTTATGGGCGGATCCGCCGGGATGGGCAATGCCACCTCGCATGCCGAGTTCAATGCCTGGCATGACCCCGAGGCGCTGGCCGTGGTGCTGGAAAGCGGAGTGCCCGTGACCATGTACGGGCTGGACGTCTTTATGCTGGCGACCCTCGATGCGCCGCAGTACCTGAAATTGGAAGCCTCCACGGATCCCGGTGCACGGCTCGTGGGTTCGCTGCTGGCCTTGGGCGCCCGGACTCGGGCGGCCGGAGGTGTCCTGGGCGCGGAGCCGCTTCCCACGGTGAGCGCCAATGACGGCACCCTCGAGCCCATGACCATCGGCGACGCCGGTGCCGCCTGCCTGATCGCCGCACCGGAAACCGTGGTGCTGGAGGATTACCCGGTGCGGGTGGAGCTTGCCGGGCACAGCCGCGGGCAGACCCTGGTGGACCGGCGGAGAATCGCCGGTGAGGACGCGGTGCACGGCTTGCTCGCCCCGGCACCGGTGATTTCGGTGGCCATGGCCCTGGACCACCCCGCCATGGTCCGGACGTTCCTGGACACGGTGGCTCCGGACGAGGCTATTCGTAGCTGA
- a CDS encoding NAD(P)/FAD-dependent oxidoreductase, with the protein MPNTLPPDTVAVLGGGVLGLSTAVQLLRGGADVLLVTEAEVGSGASGRSLSWLNAGGGYGEDYYRLRMAGIDRYRTLLAQNPGIDWLAFDGGLYWDDDPFVVIERHNQQTRQGYEARMLEREDVPAMVPGVDPGVLPHRVLVNPGEGWVSLPHLVRYLAEEFTMRGGTLIEHAGRCTLTRTVPGGDGSDGVVRARGIRTAGGEEYAADVVVVVCGAGTPAVLAEAGVHLPDASDPAMLVISEPVDHGLRAVLNTPRISLRPHPGGRLAMDSTWYLDRVQRLGDGSWSVDPEVPAELAAEASRVLAGHPEVVPQSRQPGLKPVPGDGEPVLGELAALPGCWTAFTHSGATLGLIAGELVSDEILTGRRHPLLEPFRPERFSFGWDS; encoded by the coding sequence ATGCCGAACACGCTTCCGCCGGATACCGTCGCCGTCCTGGGCGGCGGGGTGCTGGGACTTTCCACTGCGGTGCAACTGCTGCGCGGCGGTGCGGACGTGCTGCTGGTGACGGAAGCGGAAGTGGGCAGCGGAGCCTCCGGGCGCTCGCTGTCCTGGCTGAACGCCGGCGGCGGGTACGGCGAGGATTACTACCGGCTGCGGATGGCCGGCATCGACCGGTACCGGACCCTGCTGGCCCAGAACCCCGGCATTGACTGGCTTGCCTTCGACGGCGGCCTGTACTGGGACGATGACCCGTTTGTTGTAATCGAACGGCACAACCAACAGACCAGACAGGGCTACGAGGCCCGGATGCTGGAACGCGAAGACGTTCCGGCCATGGTGCCGGGCGTGGACCCCGGGGTCCTGCCGCACCGGGTGCTGGTCAACCCGGGCGAGGGATGGGTGTCGCTGCCGCACCTGGTCCGGTACCTGGCCGAGGAGTTCACAATGCGCGGCGGCACCCTGATCGAACACGCCGGCCGATGTACTCTTACCCGCACTGTTCCCGGCGGGGACGGGTCCGACGGCGTCGTCAGGGCGCGCGGGATCCGCACCGCAGGCGGGGAAGAATACGCGGCCGACGTCGTCGTCGTCGTCTGCGGAGCCGGCACCCCCGCGGTGCTCGCCGAGGCCGGTGTCCACCTGCCCGACGCCTCTGACCCGGCCATGCTGGTGATCAGTGAACCTGTGGACCACGGACTGCGGGCCGTGCTGAACACGCCCCGGATATCGCTGCGCCCGCACCCCGGCGGGCGGCTCGCGATGGATTCCACCTGGTACCTGGACCGGGTGCAGCGCCTTGGAGACGGCAGCTGGAGCGTGGATCCCGAGGTGCCGGCCGAGCTGGCAGCGGAGGCGAGCCGGGTGCTGGCCGGGCATCCCGAGGTGGTGCCGCAGAGCCGGCAGCCGGGGCTGAAGCCGGTGCCGGGGGACGGCGAGCCGGTGCTCGGTGAGCTTGCCGCGCTGCCCGGCTGCTGGACCGCCTTCACGCACTCGGGGGCCACGCTGGGCCTGATCGCAGGGGAGCTGGTATCCGATGAAATCCTCACCGGCCGCCGGCATCCGCTGCTGGAACCGTTCCGGCCCGAGCGTTTCAGTTTCGGCTGGGATTCCTAA
- a CDS encoding ROK family transcriptional regulator — translation MESGIISAPAPAGRGTDNLRSANLSRILTLLHRNGQLSRADLTRLTGFNRSTIGALVGELAGMGLAYETDPPAGRVGRPSPLVHPNERVAAVVVHPDVDAVTVGLVGLGGRVHRRVRHDTVSRPSVAETVSITRAVLAGMAPDLAGMDRIAGVGVAVPGLTRTSDGQVLLAPHLGWRNEPLAAPLAEALALPVFAGNDATLGSVAESLFGAAVDTGNAVYLNGSASGIGGGIIVAGTPLRGADGYAGELGHTLVRSDGEQCHCGRRGCLETEVNLAGLLEVLGLDRADQDTLDAAMADQQTAAVRAEADRQLDQLAVALTNFVNIFNPDTIVLGGFLGTLFASNPGRLTDAVAAEAVAGLGERVQLRRAALRSELLLVGAAELAFAPVLAAPRPA, via the coding sequence GTGGAAAGCGGCATTATCAGCGCGCCTGCCCCGGCGGGCCGCGGCACCGATAACCTGCGGTCCGCCAACCTCTCCCGCATCCTGACCCTGCTGCACCGGAACGGGCAGCTCTCCCGCGCGGACCTGACCCGGCTTACCGGGTTCAACCGCTCCACCATCGGTGCCCTGGTCGGCGAACTGGCCGGCATGGGGCTGGCATATGAGACGGATCCCCCCGCCGGACGGGTCGGCCGGCCCAGCCCGCTGGTCCACCCCAACGAGCGGGTGGCCGCCGTAGTGGTCCATCCCGACGTCGACGCCGTGACCGTAGGCCTGGTGGGGCTGGGCGGGCGGGTGCACCGCCGGGTCCGCCATGACACCGTTTCCCGGCCGAGCGTGGCCGAGACGGTAAGCATCACCCGCGCCGTGCTGGCCGGGATGGCTCCTGATCTGGCCGGGATGGACCGGATTGCCGGCGTGGGTGTGGCCGTTCCCGGGCTCACCCGCACCTCGGACGGCCAGGTGCTGCTGGCACCACACCTGGGTTGGCGGAACGAGCCGCTGGCCGCTCCCCTGGCCGAGGCACTGGCCCTGCCGGTGTTCGCCGGCAACGACGCCACGCTGGGCTCGGTGGCAGAGAGTCTCTTCGGTGCCGCCGTCGATACCGGCAATGCCGTGTACCTCAACGGCAGTGCGAGCGGGATCGGCGGCGGGATCATCGTTGCAGGCACGCCGCTGCGCGGGGCTGACGGCTACGCGGGCGAGCTCGGGCACACGCTGGTCCGCAGCGACGGCGAACAATGCCACTGCGGCCGGCGCGGCTGCCTGGAAACGGAAGTGAACCTGGCCGGCTTGCTGGAGGTCCTGGGACTGGACCGCGCGGACCAGGACACGCTGGACGCGGCGATGGCCGACCAGCAGACCGCCGCGGTGCGCGCCGAAGCGGACCGGCAGCTGGACCAGCTGGCAGTGGCGCTGACGAACTTCGTGAACATCTTCAATCCGGACACGATTGTCCTGGGCGGGTTCCTCGGCACCCTGTTCGCTTCCAATCCCGGGCGGCTGACCGACGCCGTTGCCGCGGAGGCGGTGGCGGGCCTCGGCGAGCGCGTTCAACTGCGCCGGGCGGCGCTGCGCTCGGAACTGCTGCTGGTCGGTGCCGCGGAGCTGGCCTTCGCCCCGGTGCTGGCTGCGCCGCGACCGGCGTAG
- the xylA gene encoding xylose isomerase, translated as MTPSPSDRFTFGLWTIGWTGTDPFGTPTRAALDPIKGMHKLAELGAYGVTFHDNDLVPFDATAQERDIIIKNFTNALAETGLKAPMVTTNLFTHPVFKDGGFTSNDRSVRRFALRKVLRNIDLAAELGAETFVMWGGREGSEYDGSKDFSAAFDRMREGIDTAAGYIKEKGYGLRIAIEPKPNEPRGDIFLPTIGHGLAFIAQLEHGDIVGLNPETGHEQMAGLNFTHGIAQALWSGKLFHIDLNGQKSIKFDQDLVFGHGDLTSAFFTVDLLENGFPNGGPRYEGPRHFDYKPSRTEGYEGVWESAKANMDMYLLLKERALAFRADPEVQEAMQYAGITELAQPTLAAGESVADLLSDAASFEDFNADAAADRDFGFVKLNQLALEHLMGAR; from the coding sequence ATGACGCCATCGCCTTCCGACCGCTTTACCTTCGGCCTCTGGACCATCGGCTGGACCGGAACCGACCCCTTCGGCACACCGACGCGGGCCGCCCTGGATCCCATCAAGGGCATGCACAAGCTCGCCGAACTGGGCGCCTACGGGGTGACCTTCCACGACAACGATCTGGTTCCCTTCGACGCCACGGCGCAGGAGCGGGACATCATCATCAAGAACTTCACCAATGCCCTGGCCGAAACCGGCCTCAAGGCACCCATGGTGACCACCAACCTGTTTACGCACCCGGTGTTCAAGGACGGCGGCTTCACCTCCAATGACCGCTCCGTTCGCCGCTTCGCACTGCGCAAGGTGCTGCGGAACATCGACCTCGCCGCGGAACTCGGCGCGGAAACCTTCGTCATGTGGGGCGGCCGCGAAGGCAGCGAGTACGACGGTTCCAAGGATTTCTCCGCAGCCTTTGATCGCATGCGTGAGGGCATCGACACCGCTGCCGGCTACATCAAGGAGAAGGGCTACGGGCTGCGCATCGCCATCGAGCCCAAGCCCAACGAACCGCGCGGCGACATCTTCCTGCCGACCATCGGCCACGGCCTGGCGTTCATTGCCCAGCTTGAGCACGGTGACATTGTCGGCCTGAACCCGGAAACCGGGCACGAGCAGATGGCCGGGCTGAACTTCACCCACGGCATCGCCCAGGCCCTGTGGTCCGGCAAGCTGTTCCACATTGACCTTAACGGCCAGAAGTCCATCAAGTTCGACCAGGACCTCGTCTTCGGGCACGGCGACCTCACCAGCGCCTTCTTCACCGTGGACCTGCTGGAGAACGGCTTCCCCAACGGCGGACCGCGCTACGAAGGTCCGCGCCACTTCGACTACAAGCCGTCCCGCACCGAGGGCTACGAAGGCGTCTGGGAATCCGCCAAGGCCAACATGGACATGTACCTGCTGCTCAAGGAACGTGCCCTCGCCTTCCGGGCCGATCCCGAGGTGCAGGAAGCCATGCAGTACGCCGGCATCACCGAGCTGGCACAGCCCACGCTGGCTGCCGGTGAATCCGTCGCGGACCTGCTCTCCGACGCAGCGTCCTTCGAGGACTTCAACGCCGACGCCGCCGCGGACCGCGACTTCGGGTTCGTGAAGCTGAACCAGCTTGCGCTGGAACACCTGATGGGTGCCCGCTAG
- a CDS encoding FGGY-family carbohydrate kinase, translating to MPLVAGVDSSTQSCKVVIRDAQTGALLREGTARHPAGTEVDPEAWWAAFLEAAAAAGGLDDVDAVSVGGQQHGMVCLDETGAVVRPALLWNDVRSAAAADKLIADAGPDGARYWADTTGTVPVASITATKLRWLAENEPENAARTAAVCLPHDWLSWRLAGYGPGSGAEGLAALTTDRSDASGTGYWSPSTGEYLSDVLEQTLGHVPQLPRVLGPLEAGARTPAGALIGPGAGDNAAAGLGVAAGVGDVVVSIGTSGTVFAVADAPTSDASGLVAGFADATGHFLPLTATLNASRVLDATAALLGVELDELTRLALSAPPGADGLVMVPYFEGERTPNLPDATGSLHGMTLRNFTPANLARAAVEAVACSLADGFAALKNTGVSAQRVILVGGAARSEAIQQAIAAVFELPVTVPRPGEYVADGAARQAAAILTGAWPAWNDGASVVVTADPTPGVLQRYRQAAGSPTLLAAG from the coding sequence ATGCCACTCGTTGCCGGAGTCGACAGCTCCACCCAGTCCTGCAAGGTAGTTATCCGCGATGCTCAGACCGGCGCGCTGCTGCGCGAAGGCACGGCCCGCCACCCGGCGGGCACCGAGGTGGATCCGGAAGCGTGGTGGGCAGCCTTCCTGGAGGCCGCGGCGGCTGCCGGGGGACTGGACGACGTCGACGCCGTCTCGGTAGGTGGGCAGCAGCACGGCATGGTCTGCCTGGATGAAACCGGCGCCGTGGTCCGCCCGGCGCTGCTCTGGAACGATGTCCGCTCCGCCGCCGCCGCGGACAAGCTCATAGCCGACGCCGGACCCGACGGCGCCCGGTACTGGGCCGACACCACGGGTACCGTGCCTGTGGCCTCGATTACCGCGACGAAGCTGCGCTGGTTGGCCGAAAACGAGCCGGAGAATGCCGCCCGCACCGCCGCCGTCTGCCTGCCGCACGACTGGCTGAGCTGGCGCCTGGCCGGTTACGGGCCGGGCAGCGGGGCGGAGGGACTGGCCGCCCTGACCACCGACCGGTCCGACGCCTCCGGCACCGGCTACTGGTCCCCGTCCACGGGGGAGTACCTTTCCGACGTCCTGGAGCAGACCCTCGGCCACGTGCCGCAGCTGCCGCGCGTCCTGGGTCCGCTCGAAGCGGGTGCCCGCACTCCCGCCGGCGCGCTGATCGGCCCGGGTGCCGGTGACAACGCGGCCGCCGGGCTGGGCGTCGCGGCCGGGGTGGGGGATGTGGTGGTCTCCATCGGCACCTCAGGCACCGTGTTCGCCGTCGCCGACGCCCCGACGTCGGACGCCTCCGGACTTGTGGCCGGCTTTGCCGACGCCACCGGCCACTTCCTCCCGCTGACCGCCACCCTGAATGCCTCCCGTGTCCTGGACGCCACCGCTGCCCTGCTCGGGGTGGAACTGGACGAACTGACCCGGCTGGCCCTCTCCGCGCCGCCCGGTGCCGACGGCCTGGTGATGGTGCCCTACTTTGAAGGGGAGCGAACCCCCAACCTGCCGGACGCCACCGGTTCCTTGCACGGCATGACGCTGCGGAACTTCACTCCCGCCAACCTGGCCCGGGCCGCCGTCGAGGCCGTGGCCTGCTCCCTTGCGGACGGCTTCGCGGCGCTGAAGAACACGGGGGTCTCCGCGCAGCGCGTCATCCTGGTGGGCGGTGCTGCCCGGTCCGAGGCGATCCAGCAGGCCATTGCCGCGGTCTTCGAGCTTCCCGTCACCGTCCCGCGCCCGGGGGAGTATGTGGCCGACGGCGCCGCCCGGCAGGCCGCTGCCATCCTCACCGGTGCGTGGCCCGCCTGGAACGACGGCGCGTCCGTGGTGGTGACGGCGGATCCCACTCCCGGGGTGCTGCAGCGTTACCGGCAGGCGGCGGGAAGCCCTACGCTGCTGGCTGCCGGATAG
- a CDS encoding aldose-1-epimerase, translating into MTSSFGPNGRPVSLAAGDYRATILPVGATLAGLTFGGRDLVLTLAEDEIPQAFTGKVLMPWPNRIVGGRYTFDGTEYQVPVNEPETGMALHGLVAWDAWDVAETSPERVVLRHRLMGQPGYPFQLELQAVYALDAETGLSVELSAANAGTASAPYGVSAHPYLTADRVPVDRCVLDVPAGQVLGGPEQSGSPLDLSELRDTEGTVLSFSAPEPIGARTVDHAFTGLPDGGWQVTLTDPETGFGAVLSSTGKDAPWLQVYSGEKMDRLGVAVEPMTCPPDAFNSGKDLIVLAPGEEHRLGYRIAAA; encoded by the coding sequence ATGACTTCTTCATTCGGCCCCAACGGCCGTCCCGTTTCCCTGGCCGCGGGGGATTACCGGGCCACCATCCTGCCGGTGGGCGCCACGCTCGCAGGGTTGACCTTCGGCGGCCGGGATCTGGTGCTGACGCTCGCCGAGGACGAGATTCCGCAGGCCTTCACCGGCAAGGTGCTGATGCCCTGGCCGAACCGGATTGTCGGCGGCCGCTACACCTTCGACGGCACCGAGTACCAGGTGCCGGTCAACGAACCCGAGACCGGTATGGCCCTGCACGGGCTGGTGGCGTGGGATGCCTGGGATGTTGCCGAAACGTCGCCGGAGCGTGTGGTCCTGCGGCACCGGCTGATGGGCCAGCCCGGCTACCCGTTCCAGCTGGAACTGCAGGCGGTCTATGCGCTCGATGCCGAAACCGGGCTCAGCGTGGAGCTGTCCGCCGCCAATGCGGGTACCGCGTCCGCACCCTATGGCGTCTCCGCCCACCCGTATCTCACGGCGGACCGGGTGCCCGTGGACCGCTGCGTGCTGGACGTTCCTGCCGGGCAGGTTCTGGGCGGCCCGGAGCAGTCCGGGAGCCCCCTGGATTTGAGCGAACTGCGGGACACCGAGGGCACCGTGCTCTCCTTCTCCGCTCCGGAACCGATCGGCGCCCGCACCGTAGACCATGCCTTCACCGGCCTGCCCGACGGCGGGTGGCAGGTGACGCTCACCGACCCGGAGACCGGCTTCGGCGCCGTCCTGTCCTCCACCGGCAAGGATGCGCCGTGGCTGCAGGTCTACTCCGGCGAGAAGATGGACCGGCTGGGCGTGGCCGTGGAGCCGATGACCTGCCCGCCGGATGCCTTCAACTCCGGCAAGGATCTCATTGTGCTGGCGCCAGGCGAGGAGCACCGGCTGGGCTACCGGATTGCTGCTGCCTAA
- a CDS encoding cytoplasmic protein, with the protein MTQDPVESNPDHYKVVFENDRVRVLEYRDAPGHTSVMHRHPDSVMLTASSFRRRLHSSGGRGVGPVPGPMPVPGAGGGPGAGGGPGPGPGAPTPAPGGGMDVELPAGAVRWLPAQEHYGENTGETETHVFFVELKEPDPSGELPDGPRPAGP; encoded by the coding sequence ATGACTCAGGATCCCGTCGAGTCCAATCCCGACCATTACAAAGTGGTGTTTGAAAACGATCGCGTGCGCGTGCTCGAGTACCGCGACGCTCCCGGCCATACAAGCGTTATGCATCGGCATCCGGACAGCGTGATGCTCACCGCCAGCTCCTTCCGGCGGCGGCTGCATTCGTCCGGGGGACGCGGGGTAGGTCCTGTGCCGGGACCGATGCCTGTGCCGGGCGCGGGTGGAGGACCGGGCGCGGGTGGAGGACCGGGGCCGGGGCCGGGCGCGCCAACTCCCGCTCCGGGCGGCGGAATGGACGTGGAACTGCCCGCCGGTGCCGTCCGTTGGCTCCCCGCCCAGGAGCACTACGGGGAAAACACCGGAGAGACGGAAACCCATGTGTTTTTCGTGGAGCTGAAGGAACCGGACCCGTCGGGGGAGCTGCCGGACGGGCCGCGGCCTGCCGGCCCCTGA
- a CDS encoding GNAT family N-acetyltransferase, with product MQTLETDRLTLRPFTSEDADFVLDLYSRMEVQRFLGAVPKLMKDLDEANALIQAWARLDDGTCGIWAVQDRETGDLAGTLLLKSIPASGPERKPSGDIEIGWHFHPDSWGRGYAPEAAAAVLQHAFKQGLPRVVVVIDPANTSSRRVCEKIGVVPQGSTDRYYNTVLELFTAENPG from the coding sequence ATGCAGACCCTGGAGACCGATCGACTGACCCTGCGCCCGTTCACTTCCGAGGACGCGGACTTCGTCCTGGACCTGTATTCCCGGATGGAGGTGCAGCGTTTTCTGGGCGCCGTTCCGAAGCTGATGAAGGACCTCGACGAGGCGAACGCCCTGATCCAGGCCTGGGCCCGACTGGATGACGGAACCTGCGGCATTTGGGCCGTGCAGGATCGGGAAACCGGGGACCTGGCCGGAACCCTGCTGCTGAAGTCCATTCCGGCGTCGGGCCCGGAACGGAAGCCCTCGGGCGATATCGAAATCGGCTGGCATTTCCATCCTGACAGCTGGGGCAGGGGCTACGCGCCGGAGGCCGCGGCCGCCGTCCTGCAGCACGCTTTCAAGCAGGGGCTGCCCCGTGTGGTGGTGGTGATCGATCCGGCCAACACTTCCTCCCGGCGGGTCTGCGAGAAGATCGGCGTGGTTCCCCAGGGCAGCACGGACCGGTATTACAACACCGTCCTGGAGCTGTTCACCGCCGAGAACCCGGGCTAA
- a CDS encoding acetylxylan esterase, translated as MYSDLPADQLAAYRGSTRAPEDLDRFWADTLDEARQHPLAVEVIPYPSGLRTVELYDVVFPGFGGDPIRAWLRLPARSIRGDAPLSGVVQFVGYGGGRGDAHENLFWASAGFAHLQMDTRGQGAGWSKGATPDAAGSAGPQVPGVMTRGVLDPQTYYYRRLFTDAVRAVEAMRSLSEASAVQVDPARVAVLGQSQGGALALAASALCPDVAAVVAFVPFLSDFPRAVTVTDSYPYREIRDYLAVQRGQVETVMETLAYFDAVNLVPRSTAPALFSVALMDTTTPPSTVYAAYNNYAGPKELTVWPFNGHEAGAIEDDVAALAFLQKQLAG; from the coding sequence ATGTACTCCGACCTGCCCGCCGACCAGCTGGCCGCCTATCGAGGCAGCACCCGTGCCCCGGAGGACCTGGACCGGTTCTGGGCGGACACCCTGGACGAAGCACGGCAGCATCCGCTGGCGGTAGAGGTCATCCCCTATCCCAGCGGGCTGCGGACCGTGGAGCTCTACGATGTGGTGTTTCCGGGCTTCGGCGGTGACCCCATCCGCGCCTGGCTGCGGCTGCCGGCCCGGAGCATCCGCGGCGACGCTCCGCTGTCCGGCGTCGTACAGTTTGTCGGCTACGGCGGCGGGCGCGGGGACGCCCACGAGAACCTGTTCTGGGCCTCGGCCGGGTTCGCGCACCTGCAGATGGATACCCGCGGGCAGGGGGCCGGCTGGAGCAAGGGCGCCACACCCGACGCCGCCGGCAGCGCCGGACCGCAGGTGCCGGGTGTGATGACCCGAGGCGTGCTCGACCCGCAGACCTATTACTACCGGCGGCTGTTCACCGACGCTGTCCGGGCGGTGGAGGCCATGCGCTCCCTGTCGGAGGCGTCAGCGGTCCAGGTCGATCCGGCCCGGGTGGCCGTGCTGGGACAAAGCCAGGGCGGGGCGCTGGCCCTCGCGGCGTCGGCACTCTGCCCGGACGTGGCCGCCGTCGTCGCGTTCGTGCCGTTCCTGTCCGATTTCCCGCGGGCCGTGACCGTCACCGATTCGTATCCGTACCGGGAGATCCGGGACTACCTGGCAGTCCAGCGCGGGCAGGTGGAGACGGTGATGGAGACACTGGCCTATTTCGACGCCGTGAACCTGGTCCCGCGGTCCACGGCTCCGGCGCTGTTCTCGGTGGCGCTGATGGACACCACCACTCCACCGTCCACGGTCTACGCCGCGTACAACAACTACGCCGGGCCGAAGGAGCTGACGGTGTGGCCGTTCAACGGACACGAGGCCGGGGCCATTGAGGACGACGTCGCCGCGCTGGCATTCCTGCAGAAGCAGCTGGCGGGTTAG